In Clostridium sp., one DNA window encodes the following:
- a CDS encoding PilZ domain-containing protein, with protein MKNDSYSHLMNRKQIIKKDKRVNKRIKYDANFKITGVNYTKCNYQVFAVDVSISGIGFLSEVEFKKNDLLELIFKYNSISIPSTVRVTHANLYDRGYFIGGNFIALENTYREMLKQELL; from the coding sequence ATGAAAAATGATAGTTACAGTCATTTGATGAATAGAAAGCAAATAATTAAAAAAGATAAGAGAGTAAATAAAAGAATTAAATATGATGCTAATTTTAAAATTACAGGTGTTAATTATACAAAATGCAACTATCAGGTATTTGCTGTGGATGTATCCATTTCAGGAATAGGTTTTTTATCAGAAGTTGAATTTAAGAAAAATGATTTATTGGAATTGATATTTAAATATAATAGCATCAGCATACCTTCAACAGTTAGAGTTACACATGCAAATTTATATGATAGAGGTTATTTTATTGGAGGTAATTTTATTGCATTAGAAAATACATACAGAGAAATGTTAAAACAAGAATTATTATAG
- a CDS encoding phosphoglycerate dehydrogenase has translation MHGVLNKPARGDGLKIKALFTINLGKNEIQEIEKLGFEIIFKKENELEYSNELKNVEVMFTYNPFLHFNVSKLENLRWIQLDSDGFDQIPVDYVKSKGILVTNNREGYAIPIAESIIASVLSIYRESYRFYKNKENRLWKPSATVLELHGSTIGIIGTGNIAYETAKRLNSFGVNILGFNTNGRKVEYFDECYPSDSIKNKIGCCDVVICLLPLTDRTYHFVDQNVICEMKDGVIFVNASRGEVVDEKSLIKYIENGKIKASVLDVFEKEPLQKDNCLWNLDNVIITPHNFWISQNVKKRLYQLVFENMKRYKSGEKLKNIVNLDRGY, from the coding sequence ATGCATGGGGTTTTAAATAAACCAGCAAGGGGTGATGGATTGAAAATAAAGGCACTATTTACTATTAATCTTGGGAAAAATGAAATTCAGGAAATTGAAAAGCTTGGTTTTGAAATTATTTTTAAAAAGGAAAATGAACTTGAATATTCAAATGAATTGAAGAATGTTGAGGTTATGTTTACATATAACCCATTCTTACATTTTAATGTAAGTAAACTTGAAAATTTAAGATGGATTCAACTTGACAGTGATGGCTTTGACCAGATACCTGTAGATTATGTAAAGAGTAAGGGTATTTTGGTGACAAACAACAGAGAGGGATATGCAATACCCATTGCGGAAAGTATAATAGCAAGCGTACTTTCAATATACAGAGAAAGCTATAGATTTTACAAGAATAAAGAGAATAGATTATGGAAACCCAGCGCTACTGTTCTGGAGCTTCATGGCAGCACTATTGGAATTATAGGAACGGGCAATATAGCTTATGAAACAGCAAAAAGGCTTAATAGTTTCGGTGTAAATATTTTAGGATTTAATACAAATGGAAGAAAAGTTGAATATTTTGACGAATGCTATCCTTCTGACAGTATTAAAAACAAAATTGGTTGTTGTGATGTAGTCATATGTCTATTACCTCTTACAGATAGAACTTATCATTTTGTGGATCAAAATGTCATATGTGAAATGAAAGATGGTGTAATATTTGTAAATGCTTCAAGAGGAGAGGTAGTTGATGAAAAAAGTTTGATAAAGTATATAGAAAATGGAAAAATAAAGGCTTCTGTTCTTGATGTTTTTGAAAAAGAGCCCTTACAGAAGGATAATTGTCTATGGAATTTAGATAATGTTATTATAACTCCACATAATTTTTGGATTTCCCAGAATGTTAAAAAGAGATTATATCAATTGGTATTTGAGAATATGAAGAGATATAAATCAGGCGAGAAGTTAAAAAATATAGTCAATCTTGATAGGGGATATTAA